A single Nostoc sp. PCC 7107 DNA region contains:
- a CDS encoding S-layer homology domain-containing protein, translated as MTNLPPSAPKSSDNTTLGFDEFIAILVAFVAIGGILLWSFSRRDNSWNFNIVLSPSPSSTSKPQPSPTVNSPASQVQPKANSQLEAVPLPPKNIVPEPSPPSPLILPSVPVTPLNSSPRPKPFSTSRNSDLSIQSSPLPLVTPAEQKSIIPPPIAFNDVPTDFWATRFINALSARGIIKGFPDYTFRPNQPVNRAEFAAILQQAFDTELSKNSVPFKDVSTKYWATPAIDRAVGAGFLKGFPDKNFKPTQNITRVQVLVALVSGLNLKQSAKPSQVLSIYQDAKNIPKYAVDKIAIATANGLVITDSNPQFLAPNQAATRAEVAAMVHQALVKLGRLDKISSENIVRSPGQSSLSTGKLTNELSSQ; from the coding sequence ATGACCAATTTACCGCCTTCCGCTCCCAAGTCATCTGACAACACAACCCTTGGTTTTGATGAATTTATTGCCATTTTGGTTGCCTTTGTGGCGATCGGGGGAATTCTGTTGTGGTCATTTTCTCGACGGGATAATAGCTGGAACTTCAATATAGTTTTGTCGCCATCACCAAGTTCAACCAGTAAACCTCAACCAAGTCCCACAGTCAATTCTCCCGCTTCTCAGGTGCAACCAAAGGCAAATTCTCAACTTGAGGCTGTACCGTTACCGCCCAAGAATATAGTTCCTGAACCCAGCCCTCCTTCTCCTTTGATACTTCCATCCGTTCCAGTAACTCCGCTAAATTCATCACCTAGACCGAAACCTTTTTCTACATCTAGAAACTCAGACTTATCAATTCAATCATCGCCTTTACCTTTAGTTACCCCAGCGGAGCAAAAATCGATTATTCCGCCCCCCATTGCCTTTAACGATGTACCCACTGATTTTTGGGCAACTCGGTTTATTAACGCTCTTTCGGCTCGTGGCATTATCAAGGGTTTTCCCGATTATACGTTCAGGCCAAATCAGCCTGTGAACCGCGCTGAATTCGCGGCTATTCTCCAGCAAGCTTTTGACACAGAACTGAGTAAAAACTCTGTCCCGTTTAAAGATGTATCAACCAAATATTGGGCAACACCCGCAATCGATCGCGCTGTAGGTGCAGGATTTTTAAAAGGCTTTCCTGACAAAAATTTTAAACCAACGCAAAATATTACCCGTGTGCAAGTTTTAGTAGCGCTTGTGAGTGGGTTGAATCTTAAACAATCAGCGAAACCGTCACAGGTGTTAAGTATTTATCAAGATGCTAAAAATATTCCTAAATATGCTGTAGACAAAATAGCGATCGCCACAGCTAATGGTTTGGTAATTACCGATAGTAATCCGCAATTTTTGGCTCCTAATCAAGCAGCTACCCGTGCGGAAGTAGCGGCAATGGTGCATCAGGCATTAGTCAAATTGGGCAGGCTAGATAAAATTTCTTCTGAGAATATTGTGCGATCGCCTGGACAAAGTTCGTTATCCACAGGTAAACTCACTAACGAATTATCATCCCAGTAA
- a CDS encoding homoserine dehydrogenase: MGVKLGILGLGTVGTGTVQLLQDAVGRHPLLEEVEIYRVGVRSQDKPRAVELPQSVVTTDLAAIVNDPSIDIVVEVMGGLEPARSLILQAIKNGKHVVTANKAAIARFGAEIFNAANEAGVYVMLEAAVGGGIPVIQPLKQALSVNRIHTVIGIVNGTTNYILTRMQTEGSDFGDVLADAQRLGYAEADPTADVDGLDAADKIAILASLGFGGRINLQDVYCEGIRQVSKTDINYAEKLGFVIKLLAIAKYQNNANSQLSVRVHPTFVPKSHPLATINGVYNAILVEGEPIGQVMFFGPGAGAGATASAVTSDILNLVAALKSNSAVPNPLLSCRHEDYCQVTPIAELVTRFYARFLTKDHPGVIGKLGTCFGNHGVSLESVVQTGFQGALAEIVVVTHDVKEGDFRQALDEIQNLEAIDRIASILRVL, translated from the coding sequence GTGGGTGTAAAGCTAGGAATACTAGGATTAGGTACAGTAGGTACGGGTACGGTGCAACTACTACAAGATGCTGTTGGCCGTCATCCACTGTTAGAGGAAGTGGAAATCTATCGAGTAGGTGTACGATCGCAGGACAAACCCCGTGCGGTAGAATTACCACAGTCAGTTGTAACTACAGATTTGGCAGCGATTGTCAATGATCCGTCCATAGATATTGTAGTTGAGGTGATGGGGGGATTGGAACCGGCGCGATCGCTGATTCTCCAAGCTATCAAAAATGGTAAACACGTAGTTACAGCGAATAAAGCCGCGATCGCGCGGTTTGGGGCAGAAATTTTTAACGCCGCCAATGAAGCTGGTGTGTATGTAATGCTCGAAGCGGCTGTTGGCGGGGGAATTCCAGTAATTCAACCCTTAAAGCAAGCCTTAAGCGTCAACCGCATTCACACTGTTATTGGCATCGTTAACGGTACGACTAACTATATCTTGACGCGGATGCAAACTGAAGGTAGCGACTTCGGTGATGTGTTAGCTGATGCTCAACGTTTGGGCTATGCTGAAGCTGACCCCACGGCAGATGTCGATGGCTTAGATGCAGCCGATAAAATCGCAATTTTGGCATCTTTGGGTTTTGGGGGACGCATTAATTTACAAGATGTTTATTGTGAAGGAATTCGGCAAGTTAGCAAGACAGATATTAACTACGCCGAAAAATTGGGCTTTGTGATTAAATTATTAGCGATCGCTAAATACCAAAACAACGCTAACTCTCAGTTGTCTGTGAGAGTTCATCCTACCTTTGTACCGAAATCTCACCCATTAGCCACTATTAACGGTGTTTATAACGCCATTCTTGTAGAAGGCGAACCCATCGGTCAAGTGATGTTTTTTGGGCCGGGTGCAGGTGCAGGTGCAACAGCCAGCGCCGTCACCTCAGACATTTTAAATTTAGTAGCAGCCCTAAAGAGTAACTCTGCTGTACCAAATCCCCTACTTAGCTGTAGACATGAAGATTACTGTCAAGTTACCCCCATTGCTGAATTAGTCACCCGTTTTTACGCCCGTTTCCTTACCAAAGACCACCCTGGTGTCATTGGTAAATTAGGTACTTGCTTTGGTAATCATGGTGTGAGTTTAGAATCTGTTGTGCAAACTGGCTTTCAAGGCGCATTAGCAGAAATTGTGGTTGTTACCCATGATGTAAAAGAAGGCGACTTCCGCCAAGCTTTGGATGAAATTCAAAATCTGGAAGCAATTGATAGGATTGCCAGTATCTTAAGAGTGCTGTAA
- a CDS encoding DUF2085 domain-containing protein yields the protein MARVAFTRELQVNLVSFIADFLLAGMVFGPPVAPFLAASGVWLLGGIANIIYFMGNHVCPQPDMGLDLAPPFIMAVCMRCYGTVTGLLMTRLLYAVTGGKGFYWLSQYGWNGAAFASVLMMAYPLELAAQVFGLWDFNNYLVTPFGLMTGLAWGLFTMPILHGGQRSQLF from the coding sequence ATGGCTAGAGTCGCTTTCACAAGAGAGTTACAAGTTAATTTGGTCAGTTTTATTGCTGATTTTCTGCTGGCGGGCATGGTTTTTGGCCCGCCAGTTGCTCCTTTCTTGGCTGCGTCTGGAGTATGGTTACTTGGGGGTATTGCGAACATCATTTATTTCATGGGGAATCATGTATGTCCGCAACCAGATATGGGCTTAGATTTAGCACCCCCATTTATCATGGCTGTGTGTATGCGGTGTTATGGCACTGTCACAGGGTTGTTAATGACCCGCCTACTGTATGCTGTGACTGGCGGTAAAGGCTTTTATTGGTTAAGCCAATATGGTTGGAATGGTGCGGCTTTCGCTAGTGTCTTGATGATGGCTTACCCATTGGAATTGGCAGCACAAGTTTTTGGCTTGTGGGATTTTAATAATTACTTAGTTACACCTTTTGGGTTAATGACTGGTTTGGCTTGGGGTTTGTTTACGATGCCGATTTTGCATGGTGGGCAGCGTAGTCAGCTTTTTTGA
- a CDS encoding TIGR00300 family protein, translated as MNSRIRFLMCPPDHYDVDYVINPWMEGNIHKSSRDRAVEQWQGLYQILKEHAIVNLVTPQKGWPDLVFTANAGLVLGDNVVLSRFLHKERQGEEPHFKQWFEENGYTVYELPKDLPFEGAGDALLDREGRWLWAGYGFRSELDSHPYLAKWLDIEVLSLRLIDERFYHLDTCFCPLANGYLLYYPGAFDSYSNRLIEMRVAAEKRIAIAEADAVNFACNAVNVDSIVIMNKASEALKSRLAEVGFRVLETQLTEFLKAGGAAKCLTLRVTEPVRDEIHANVSVESRIIRLEGHLLDSGLINRALDLIVDTGGSFQVLNFNLGEQRQSTSAAEVKVSAPSHEVMEEIISLLIDLGAVDLPQDERDAKLEPVIMAGVAPDDFYVSTIYPTEVRINGQWVKVENQRMDGAIAITQNAHGIVARCKILRDLEIGEQVVVDVLGIRTIRKTESREQRNSQEFSFMSAGVSSERRVELVVEQVAWELRKIRDAGGKVVVTAGPVVIHTGGGEHLSQLIREGYVQALLGGNAIAVHDIEQNMMGTSLGVDMKRGVAVRGGHRHHLKVINTMRRHGSIAKAVEAGVIKSGVMYECVHNNVPFILAGSIRDDGPLPDTQMDLIKAQEEYAKHLEGAEMILMLSSMLHSIGVGNMTPAGVKMVCVDINPAVVTKLSDRGSVESVGVVTDVGLFLSLLIQQLDKLTSPYRAVVG; from the coding sequence ATGAATTCCCGGATTCGCTTTTTAATGTGTCCTCCTGACCACTATGATGTGGACTATGTGATTAATCCTTGGATGGAAGGGAATATTCACAAATCCTCACGCGATCGCGCCGTCGAACAGTGGCAAGGTTTATATCAAATACTCAAAGAACACGCCATTGTAAATTTAGTCACACCGCAGAAAGGTTGGCCTGATTTAGTTTTTACTGCCAACGCGGGTTTAGTTCTCGGTGATAATGTTGTACTAAGTCGGTTTTTACACAAAGAACGTCAGGGAGAAGAACCACACTTCAAACAATGGTTTGAAGAAAATGGTTATACAGTCTATGAACTGCCAAAAGATTTACCTTTTGAAGGTGCTGGTGACGCACTTCTAGATAGAGAAGGACGTTGGTTATGGGCAGGATATGGTTTCCGTTCTGAGTTAGATTCTCACCCCTATCTCGCTAAATGGCTGGATATTGAAGTTTTATCTCTGCGTTTAATTGATGAACGGTTCTATCACTTAGATACTTGCTTTTGTCCTTTAGCTAACGGCTATTTACTTTATTATCCCGGCGCGTTTGATTCTTACTCCAACCGCTTAATTGAAATGCGCGTCGCCGCAGAAAAGCGCATAGCCATAGCTGAAGCCGATGCAGTCAACTTCGCTTGTAATGCGGTGAATGTTGACAGCATCGTGATTATGAATAAAGCCAGCGAAGCTTTAAAATCTCGTTTGGCGGAAGTTGGTTTTCGAGTTCTAGAAACCCAGTTAACCGAATTTCTCAAGGCTGGTGGTGCAGCTAAATGTCTCACCTTGCGGGTAACTGAACCAGTCCGAGATGAAATTCATGCGAATGTTTCTGTAGAAAGTCGGATTATTCGTCTAGAAGGACATTTGCTAGATTCTGGTTTAATTAACCGTGCCTTAGATTTGATTGTTGATACAGGCGGAAGCTTCCAAGTGTTGAATTTCAACTTGGGAGAACAGCGCCAAAGTACCTCGGCGGCTGAAGTGAAGGTATCTGCACCATCTCACGAGGTGATGGAAGAAATCATCTCCTTGTTGATTGATTTGGGTGCGGTAGACTTACCCCAAGATGAACGGGATGCCAAACTGGAACCTGTGATTATGGCAGGTGTAGCCCCTGATGATTTCTACGTCAGCACAATTTATCCGACGGAAGTGCGGATAAATGGGCAATGGGTGAAGGTGGAAAATCAGCGGATGGATGGCGCGATCGCCATTACTCAAAACGCTCATGGTATAGTGGCACGGTGTAAAATTCTCCGCGATTTGGAAATTGGCGAACAAGTCGTTGTCGATGTTCTGGGTATCCGCACCATCCGCAAAACCGAATCGCGGGAACAACGCAACTCCCAAGAATTCAGCTTTATGTCGGCGGGTGTTTCCAGTGAACGCCGAGTGGAATTAGTCGTGGAACAAGTCGCTTGGGAATTACGTAAAATCCGCGATGCTGGCGGTAAAGTAGTTGTCACGGCTGGGCCTGTGGTTATTCATACGGGTGGTGGCGAACACCTCTCACAGCTAATTCGGGAAGGGTATGTGCAAGCCCTATTGGGGGGAAATGCGATCGCTGTCCATGATATTGAGCAAAATATGATGGGGACATCCCTCGGTGTGGACATGAAGCGGGGCGTTGCAGTGCGGGGTGGACACCGCCATCACCTGAAAGTAATTAATACTATGCGTCGTCATGGCAGCATTGCTAAGGCTGTAGAAGCGGGGGTAATTAAAAGCGGCGTGATGTATGAATGCGTCCACAATAACGTCCCCTTTATTCTGGCTGGTTCTATTCGAGATGACGGGCCTTTACCTGATACCCAAATGGATTTGATTAAAGCCCAGGAAGAATATGCCAAACATCTCGAAGGTGCTGAGATGATTTTGATGCTGTCATCCATGCTGCACTCCATTGGTGTGGGGAATATGACCCCGGCTGGTGTGAAAATGGTCTGTGTGGATATTAATCCAGCTGTAGTGACTAAATTGAGCGATCGCGGTTCTGTGGAATCAGTGGGTGTAGTTACAGATGTGGGCTTATTCCTCAGTCTGTTGATTCAACAGCTTGATAAGTTGACAAGTCCTTATCGTGCAGTGGTAGGTTAA
- a CDS encoding CAAD domain-containing protein, with the protein MQEPEFAETKSTEAAVADINSQTGTITKLQPPAQPQEEWIKYGEQISGFLGTLPEYLGGFFNKYKQPLVSVGLILTALIAVKVLLAILDSLNDIPLVAPTFELIGIGYSAWFIYRYLLKASTRKELTNEITTLKSQVVGRNAQ; encoded by the coding sequence ATGCAAGAACCGGAATTCGCAGAAACAAAATCCACAGAAGCAGCAGTGGCAGATATCAACAGCCAAACAGGAACCATTACTAAACTCCAGCCTCCTGCTCAACCTCAAGAGGAATGGATAAAATACGGAGAACAGATTTCTGGCTTTTTAGGAACACTGCCTGAATACCTCGGTGGCTTCTTCAATAAATACAAGCAGCCCTTGGTTAGTGTTGGCTTAATTTTGACAGCACTTATCGCAGTTAAGGTACTTTTGGCAATATTAGATTCTTTGAATGACATTCCTTTGGTAGCACCTACCTTTGAGTTGATTGGTATTGGTTACTCTGCTTGGTTTATTTATCGCTATTTACTCAAAGCTTCAACCAGGAAAGAACTAACCAACGAAATTACAACTCTTAAATCACAAGTGGTTGGCAGAAACGCTCAATAA
- a CDS encoding phosphoribulokinase → MTNKPERVVLIGVAGDSGCGKSTFLRRLIDLFGEEFMTVICLDDYHCLDRKQRKETGITALDPRANNFDLMYEQIKALKEGQAINKPIYNHETGLIDPPEIVEPNHIIVVEGLHPLYDERVRSLLDFSVYFDISDEVKIAWKIQRDMAERGHRYEDVLAAINSRKPDFTKYIEPQREFADVVLQVLPTNLIKNDTERKVLRVRMLQREGKEGFAPVYLFDEGSTINWTPCGRKLTCSYPGMQLYYGSDVYYGRYVSVLEVDGQFDNLEEIIYIENHLSNTSTKYEGEMTHLLLQHREYPGSNNGTGLFQVLTGLKMRATYERLTSKEAKLAVQV, encoded by the coding sequence ATGACAAATAAGCCGGAACGCGTGGTGCTAATTGGAGTAGCCGGAGACTCCGGGTGTGGCAAATCTACTTTTTTGCGTCGTTTGATCGACTTGTTTGGTGAAGAGTTTATGACAGTTATCTGTTTAGATGACTATCATTGCCTAGATCGCAAACAACGCAAGGAAACTGGGATAACTGCACTTGACCCTAGGGCAAACAATTTTGACTTGATGTATGAGCAAATTAAAGCGCTCAAAGAAGGTCAAGCCATTAATAAGCCGATTTATAACCACGAAACCGGCCTGATTGATCCGCCAGAAATAGTAGAACCAAATCACATTATCGTGGTTGAAGGTCTACATCCTTTATATGATGAACGAGTGCGATCGCTGCTCGATTTTAGCGTTTATTTTGACATCAGCGATGAAGTTAAAATTGCTTGGAAAATCCAGCGCGATATGGCAGAAAGAGGTCATCGCTACGAAGATGTCTTAGCTGCTATCAACTCCCGCAAACCTGACTTTACAAAATACATCGAACCCCAAAGAGAATTCGCTGATGTAGTTCTCCAAGTATTGCCGACAAACCTGATTAAAAACGACACAGAGCGTAAAGTTTTGCGGGTACGGATGTTGCAGCGCGAAGGTAAAGAAGGCTTTGCTCCAGTTTACCTGTTTGATGAAGGTTCAACTATCAACTGGACTCCTTGCGGACGTAAGCTTACCTGTTCCTATCCAGGTATGCAACTGTACTATGGTTCCGATGTTTACTATGGCCGTTACGTCTCCGTTCTAGAAGTAGATGGTCAATTTGACAACCTAGAAGAAATCATCTACATCGAAAACCACCTCAGCAACACCTCCACCAAGTACGAAGGCGAAATGACTCACTTGTTACTCCAACACCGTGAGTATCCTGGTTCCAACAATGGAACTGGTTTGTTCCAAGTACTAACAGGTCTAAAAATGCGTGCTACCTACGAGCGTCTAACATCAAAGGAAGCAAAACTAGCGGTTCAAGTCTAA
- the petH gene encoding ferredoxin--NADP reductase — translation MYNQGAVEGAANTESGSRIFVYEVVGLRQNEETDQTNYPIRKSGSVFIRVPYNRMNEEMRRITRLGGTIVSIQPASVLEQLNGQTPVVNAAPVETANSGGNGQATPVKVKSEAKGFAKSPAEEQPKNKDNQGNTMTQAKAKKAHADVPVNTYRPNAPFIGKCISNNPLVGENGIGIVQHIKFDLSGSDLKYIEGQSIGIIPPGLDKNGKPEKLRLYSIASTRHGDDVDDKTVSLCVRQLEYKHPESGETVYGVCSTHLCFLKPGAEVKITGPVGKEMLLPDDPEANVIMMATGTGIAPMRAYLWRMFKDAERAANPEYQFKGFSWLIFGVPTSPNILYKEELEEMQQKYPDNFRLTYAISREQQNPQGGRMYIQDRVAEHADELWQLIKNEKTHTYICGLRGMEDGIDAALTAAAGKEGVTWSDYQKELKKAGRWHVETY, via the coding sequence ATGTACAATCAAGGTGCTGTTGAGGGTGCTGCCAACACAGAATCAGGTAGCCGCATCTTCGTTTACGAAGTGGTGGGTCTGCGTCAGAACGAAGAAACTGATCAAACGAACTACCCAATTCGTAAAAGTGGCAGTGTGTTCATCAGAGTGCCTTACAACCGCATGAATGAAGAAATGCGACGTATCACTCGCCTAGGCGGCACAATTGTTAGCATTCAACCTGCAAGTGTTCTAGAGCAACTCAATGGTCAAACTCCAGTTGTAAATGCTGCACCTGTGGAGACTGCTAACAGTGGGGGGAATGGTCAAGCCACACCTGTGAAAGTGAAAAGTGAAGCTAAAGGCTTTGCTAAATCACCAGCTGAAGAACAGCCAAAGAATAAGGATAACCAAGGCAACACCATGACTCAAGCGAAAGCCAAAAAAGCCCACGCTGACGTTCCTGTAAACACTTATCGTCCCAATGCTCCATTTATCGGTAAGTGTATATCTAATAATCCGTTAGTTGGAGAAAACGGGATTGGTATTGTTCAGCATATTAAATTTGACCTTTCTGGTAGTGATTTAAAGTACATCGAAGGTCAAAGTATTGGGATTATTCCTCCTGGTTTGGACAAAAACGGCAAACCAGAAAAACTCAGACTATACTCTATTGCTTCTACTCGTCATGGTGATGATGTAGATGACAAAACAGTTTCGTTGTGCGTTCGCCAGTTGGAATATAAGCACCCAGAAAGTGGGGAAACAGTTTATGGTGTTTGCTCTACACACCTGTGTTTCCTAAAACCAGGCGCAGAGGTAAAAATCACTGGGCCAGTGGGTAAAGAAATGTTATTACCCGATGACCCTGAAGCTAACGTCATCATGATGGCAACTGGTACAGGTATTGCGCCTATGCGTGCTTATCTGTGGCGGATGTTTAAGGATGCAGAAAGAGCAGCTAACCCAGAATACCAATTTAAAGGATTTTCTTGGTTGATCTTTGGCGTGCCAACCTCTCCCAACATTCTTTATAAAGAAGAGTTGGAAGAAATGCAGCAAAAGTATCCTGATAACTTCCGCTTGACTTATGCTATCAGCCGCGAACAGCAGAATCCCCAAGGCGGTAGAATGTACATTCAAGACCGTGTAGCAGAACACGCTGATGAACTGTGGCAGTTGATTAAAAACGAAAAAACCCATACATATATCTGCGGTTTACGCGGTATGGAAGATGGGATTGATGCGGCTTTAACTGCTGCTGCTGGCAAGGAAGGCGTAACCTGGAGTGATTACCAGAAGGAACTCAAGAAAGCTGGTCGCTGGCACGTAGAAACTTATTAA
- a CDS encoding U32 family peptidase, giving the protein MKDRTQNPQTSFQRPELLAPAGNWECAKAAVENGADAIYFGLDRFNARMRAQNFTEADLPQLMQFLHLRGVKGYVTVNTLIFPQELAAAQQYLRTIIAAGVDAVIVQDVGICRLIRHLSPDFPIHASTQMTITSAAGVEFAKSLGCQLVVLARECSIKEIQKIQQATTLPLEVFVHGALCVAYSGQCLTSEALGGRSANRGECAQACRMPYNLIVDGEIVDLPERKYLLSPQDLAGLEVLPDLVKSGVTSLKIEGRLKAPEYVANVTRVYREALDRVMAELDEKNGINKGVVSSHENNEKTNHRERRGIRVKEDLSVSSDKYNLEMAFSRGLYTGWFNGINNQELVHARFGKKRGVYLGEVTRIRNEQVTIKLEAPVKPGDGIVFDCGHPEAKEEGGRVYTVTQKGQEVVLTFGKDNLNFRRLHVGDKVWKTNDPELDKQLRQSFAGDNPQFQRPIALEIYGEVGELLSAIARDELGNIVQVESAIALAQAHTKPLDTERLREQFGRLGNTPFCLGTLTNHLQGAVMVPVSELNRMRREIVSQLEELRSQPKRWELRSNISLQDLLPAKSSSSPVSPSLIVLVRNLKQLQAALNTGVETLYCEFEDPRTYRQAVQLVKANGRSPLPQIWVAPPRITKPGENWILQQVQAANADGYLVRNYDQLQFFGADKCVGDFSLNVANALTADYYKQHFGLERLTASYDLNIAQLEDLLSSCPPQWFEVTIHQHIPMFHMEHCIFCAFLSDGTDYTNCGRPCDKHEVKLRDRVGSEHVLQADAGCRNTVFNGTAQTGAEYVQRLIELGLRHFRIEFVNETPEQVTKTIQRYRQLLQGEISGSQLWRELKLQNQLGVTRGPLGLSTVGGGRKL; this is encoded by the coding sequence ATGAAAGATCGCACACAAAACCCACAAACCTCTTTTCAACGTCCTGAACTGCTTGCGCCAGCAGGCAATTGGGAATGTGCTAAAGCTGCTGTCGAAAATGGGGCTGATGCGATTTACTTTGGGTTGGATAGATTTAACGCCAGAATGCGGGCGCAAAATTTTACAGAAGCCGATTTACCGCAATTGATGCAGTTTCTGCACCTGCGGGGTGTAAAAGGCTATGTCACGGTTAATACATTGATATTTCCCCAAGAATTAGCCGCAGCGCAGCAATATCTCCGCACAATTATTGCGGCTGGTGTAGATGCGGTAATTGTGCAGGATGTTGGTATTTGTCGTCTGATTCGTCACCTCTCACCAGATTTTCCTATCCACGCTTCCACTCAGATGACTATCACCAGTGCGGCTGGAGTGGAATTTGCCAAATCTCTCGGTTGTCAATTGGTAGTCTTGGCACGGGAATGTTCTATTAAAGAAATTCAGAAAATTCAGCAAGCAACTACTTTACCGTTAGAAGTTTTTGTTCACGGTGCTTTGTGTGTCGCCTATTCTGGTCAGTGTTTGACGAGTGAAGCGTTAGGCGGACGTTCGGCTAACCGGGGTGAATGCGCCCAAGCTTGTCGGATGCCATACAATTTAATCGTTGATGGTGAAATTGTCGATTTACCGGAACGCAAATATTTATTGAGTCCGCAAGATTTGGCTGGGTTGGAAGTGTTACCTGATTTGGTGAAGTCTGGGGTGACTAGTTTGAAGATTGAAGGTCGGTTGAAAGCGCCGGAGTATGTGGCGAATGTTACCCGCGTTTATCGAGAAGCTTTGGATAGGGTGATGGCGGAGTTGGATGAGAAGAATGGAATCAACAAAGGTGTTGTATCTTCTCATGAAAATAATGAAAAAACGAACCACAGAGAACGCAGAGGAATAAGAGTTAAAGAGGATTTATCTGTAAGTTCAGATAAGTACAATTTGGAGATGGCGTTTTCTCGCGGACTTTACACTGGTTGGTTTAACGGGATTAATAATCAAGAATTAGTTCATGCGCGGTTTGGGAAGAAACGCGGGGTTTATTTGGGCGAAGTTACCCGCATTCGTAATGAACAAGTAACGATTAAGTTAGAAGCACCAGTCAAACCAGGAGACGGAATTGTCTTTGACTGCGGTCATCCAGAGGCGAAGGAAGAAGGCGGTCGAGTTTATACGGTGACGCAGAAAGGTCAGGAAGTTGTACTGACTTTTGGCAAAGATAATCTCAACTTCCGACGGCTGCATGTGGGTGATAAAGTTTGGAAAACCAATGACCCAGAACTAGATAAGCAACTGCGTCAGAGTTTTGCTGGCGACAACCCCCAATTTCAGCGTCCGATAGCTTTGGAAATTTATGGCGAAGTTGGGGAATTGTTGAGTGCGATCGCTCGTGATGAACTTGGTAATATTGTACAAGTAGAATCGGCGATCGCCCTAGCCCAGGCACACACTAAACCTTTAGATACAGAACGCTTGCGAGAACAGTTCGGTCGTCTGGGTAACACTCCCTTTTGTTTAGGAACTTTAACTAATCATCTCCAGGGCGCTGTCATGGTTCCCGTGAGTGAGTTAAACCGGATGCGTCGAGAAATTGTCTCCCAGTTAGAAGAGTTACGCAGTCAACCCAAACGGTGGGAGCTGCGTTCTAATATTTCCTTGCAAGACTTACTTCCGGCTAAATCTTCTTCATCTCCAGTATCTCCTTCACTCATAGTTTTAGTCCGCAACCTTAAACAACTCCAAGCCGCCTTAAATACTGGTGTGGAAACTCTCTACTGTGAATTTGAAGACCCCCGCACCTACCGCCAAGCTGTACAACTAGTGAAGGCGAACGGTCGTTCGCCCCTACCTCAAATCTGGGTTGCACCTCCCCGCATTACCAAACCTGGAGAAAACTGGATTTTACAACAAGTACAGGCGGCAAATGCTGACGGCTATTTAGTTCGGAATTATGATCAGTTACAATTTTTTGGTGCAGATAAATGTGTCGGTGATTTCTCACTTAACGTTGCTAATGCTTTAACCGCAGATTATTATAAACAGCACTTTGGTTTAGAAAGACTAACAGCATCCTATGACTTAAATATTGCTCAATTAGAAGACTTACTTAGCAGTTGTCCACCACAATGGTTTGAAGTGACAATTCATCAACACATACCGATGTTTCACATGGAACATTGTATTTTTTGTGCGTTTCTTTCAGATGGTACAGATTATACCAACTGCGGCAGACCCTGCGATAAACATGAAGTCAAATTACGCGACCGTGTTGGTAGTGAACACGTCCTTCAAGCCGACGCAGGTTGCCGAAACACTGTATTTAATGGCACAGCCCAAACCGGAGCCGAATACGTACAACGTTTGATAGAACTGGGTTTACGCCATTTCCGCATTGAATTTGTCAATGAAACACCAGAACAGGTGACTAAAACAATACAGCGTTACCGTCAGCTACTCCAAGGTGAGATTTCTGGTTCGCAACTTTGGCGAGAATTGAAGTTACAAAATCAATTAGGGGTTACTCGCGGCCCCTTGGGTTTATCTACAGTTGGCGGTGGGAGGAAGTTGTAG
- a CDS encoding N-acetyltransferase: MRNQGYGSKMILEAEKVAKQRGCGHAYLDTFSFQALGFYQRLGYQIFGVLEDFPPSHQQYFLSKKLKSHH; encoded by the coding sequence CTGCGAAATCAAGGATATGGTAGCAAAATGATACTAGAGGCTGAGAAAGTAGCGAAACAACGCGGCTGTGGACACGCATATCTAGATACCTTTAGTTTTCAAGCTTTGGGTTTTTACCAACGTCTCGGCTATCAAATCTTTGGCGTTTTAGAAGACTTTCCCCCCAGTCATCAGCAATATTTTTTATCAAAAAAGCTCAAAAGCCATCACTAG